One Pseudoliparis swirei isolate HS2019 ecotype Mariana Trench unplaced genomic scaffold, NWPU_hadal_v1 hadal_26, whole genome shotgun sequence DNA segment encodes these proteins:
- the LOC130191068 gene encoding tripartite motif-containing protein 29-like translates to MDPVENLEDRMCLKHDKPLELFCRTDQTCVCMLCTVLDHKMHNVVPLKQECEGKKVELQKTEAETQMIQKRRLKIQEVQHNVKLSEEDADREKAEGVQVFTGLKESVERKLKELITTIEEKQRSTKKQAEDAIREMEQEISDLMKRSTEVEKLSL, encoded by the coding sequence atggaccctgtggagaacctggaagacaggatgtgtctgaagcacgataaacctctggagctgttctgtaggaccgaccagacgtgtgtctgcatgctctgcactgtgttggaccacaagatgcacaatgttgttcctctgaaacaagaatgtgaaggaaagaaggtggagctgcagaagacagaggctgaaactcagatgatccagaagagacgactgaagattcaggaggtccaacacaacgtgaagctcagtgaggaagatgcagaccgagagaaagcagaaggtgttcaggtcttcactggtctgaaggagtctgtggagaggaaactgaaggagctcatcactacgatagaagagaagcagagaagcaccaagaaacaggctgaagacgccatcagagagatggaacaggagatctctgatctgatgaagaggagcactgaggtggagaagctctccctctga